The Pontibacter sp. SGAir0037 DNA segment GCAGCACCTGACACACTTGCTATAGATGTAGCCTTTGTGCCTGTAGCGGAAACCGAATATGCTGCAGAAAGCAGTTTATATGCAGAAGATGAGGAGGTAGCAGAGCAGGAAAATACTCCTTCAGAAGATTTTCAGGCCGACATAAGCTACTCTTCCAGCGAAATTGACAGGCTTTATTTAGAAGATGTACTTGGCTACGGGCTATCTTCCAGCAGAATGGGCGAAGTCTTACAGGTAAAGGATCAGGAGTTTACACGAGCTAAGCCAAGGGGTTTTCACCCGGAACTTATACTGGAGTATAGCAAAACACATGAACTGGAGAAAACCGCGGAGCCAATAGCGCCTGTGCTGAACCAGGAGCTAGACATTATAGATCAGTTTTTAAAGCTGAACCCGAGGCTTAAAACCATGGCAAACTTTAAAGTGAAAGCCGAGCCTCAGGAAGATTTGTCGCTTAAAAGCACGAAGATAAAGAAAGGAATTGCCTCTGAAAGCCTGGCTTCTATATTCCTGAATCAGGGGAAAGTAAAGAAGGCTATTAAAATATATGAACAACTGATTTTGAAAAATCCGGAAAAAAAGGTTTACTTTGCCGAACAGATAGAAAAATTACAAAACTTAACATAATATGTACATCGCCCTTATCAGCATCATTGTTTTTATTTGCGTACTTCTGATTTTAGTTGTACTAGCTCAAAATCCTAAAGGCGGCGGTTTATCCAGCCAGTTTGGCGGAAGTACCAGCCAGTTAATGGGTGTAAAACGTACAGGCGACCTTCTAGAGAAATTAACCTGGGGTTTTGCAGTTGCCCTGGTTGTTTTAACATTAGGTACACACATGATGCTTGATTCTGCCGGCGACTCTGCTGTACAGCGAAGTGTAAACGAAGAGCGTGCGCGTCAGTCTAACCTGCCAACTGGTCCATTAGGTGCCCCGGCATCTGAAGACACGACAGCAGCTATTCCGGATGCGAACGAAATTCCAACTATGCTTGATACAGCTGCCAATAACTAAGCTTCATCTATAGATATGAAAGCCGGCTCAAATGGGCCGGCTTTTTTATTTATAACATCTGCCAACTCTGCTGCGCTCTTTGCCAAAAAAGTTCCTTTTGTATGACAGAAAATGACAAAATTGTCAGGTAAAACATGTCCGGAAACTGAAAAAATGGCTTAAACTGGCAGTCATAGCTGCTTGGCACAAGAAATGATAGTAGAGAATTGGTTTCAACGTTAAATTATTAACCAATAAAACTAAATAACATAAACAAACTATGTCAATCAGCATTAAACCATTAGCAGACAGAGTAATCGTAGCTCCTGCTGCAGCAGAAGAAAAAACCAAGTCTGGTATTATTATCCCTGACACTGCTAAAGAGAAACCGCAGCGCGGTGAGGTAGTAGCCGTTGGCGAAGGTAAAGTATCTGAGCAAGGTGCCACTTTAAAGCCACAGGTGCAGGTAGGTGACCAAGTGTTGTATGGCAAGTATGCAGGTACAGAAATCTCTGTAGACGGAAATGATTACCTGATTATGCGCGAGTCTGATATTCTGGCTATTCTTTAATTCTATTCACTTCAAAACTAAATTCAAAGCAATATAACTATGGCTAAGAACATCACATTTGATGCCGATGCACGCACCAAGATTAAATCCGGTGTAGACAAACTGGCAAATGCTGTTAAAGTTACGTTAGGTCCTAAAGGCCGCAATGTTATTATCGATAAGAAATTCGGTGCCCCTACTATCACAAAAGACGGTGTGTCTGTAGCAAAAGAAATTGAGCTGAAAGACGCCATCGAGAACATGGGTGCACAACTTGTAAAAGAAGTAGCTTCTAAAACTGCCGATCAGGCTGGTGATGGTACTACAACTGCTACTGTACTGGCACAGGCTATCTATAGCGCCGGTATCAAAAACGTGGCAGCTGGTGCAAACCCAATGGACCTGAAGCGAGGTATCGACAAAGCGGTTACAGCTGTTGTTGAGAACCTGCGTTCACAGTCTAAGAAAATTGAGAACTCATCTGAAATTGCACAGGTAGGTACTATCTCTGCCAACAACGATGCTGAAATCGGTAAAATGATTGCCGATGCCATGGACAAAGTTGGTAAAGATGGTGTAATTACTGTTGAAGAAGCAAAAGGTACTGAAACAGAAGTAAAAACTGTTGAAGGTATGCAGTTTGATCGTGGTTACCTGTCTCCATACTTCGTTACTAACGCGGAGAAAATGGAAGCTGACTTCGACAATCCTTTCATCCTGATCTACGACAAAAAAGTTTCAACCATGAAAGAACTGCTTCCAGTTTTGGAGCAAGTGGTTCAGACTGGCAGAGGCCTTGTTATCATCGCAGAAGATGTAGATGGTGAGGCTTTGGCTACACTGGTAGTTAACAAACTGCGTGGTTCTCTTAAAATTGCTGCTGTTAAAGCTCCTGGCTTTGGTGACAGAAGAAAAGCAATGCTGGAAGATATCGCTATCCTGACTGGTGGTACTGTTATCTCTGAAGAAAGAGGTTATAAATTAGAGAACGCTACGCTTGATTATTTAGGTCAGGCTGAGAAAGTGATCATCGACAAAGACAACACTACTATTGTAAATGGTGCCGGCACAAAAGATGATATCGTTGCTCGTGTAAACCAGATCAAAGCGCAGATGGAAACAACTACATCTGACTATGACAAAGAAAAACTACAGGAGCGTTTAGCAAAACTTTCTGGCGGTGTGGCTATTCTGTACATCGGTGCTTCTACTGAGGTAGAGATGAAAGAGAAGAAAGACCGTGTAGATGACGCTTTGCACGCTACAAGAGCTGCTGTTGAAGAAGGTATTGTAGCAGGTGGTGGTGTTGCCCTGATCCGTGCGATTGATGCTTTAACTGACCTTCAGGCTGAGAACGAAGACCAATTGACAGGTGTTCAGATTATCAAAACCGCTATCGAAGCTCCATTAAGAACAATTGTAGCTAACGCTGGTGGCGAAGGTTCTGTAGTAGTACAGAAAGTACGCGAAGGTAAAGCTGATTACGGTTACAATGCCCGCGACGACAAATATGAAAACATGTTTGCTGCAGGTATCATCGACCCAACAAAAGTAACTCGTCTTGCTTTGGAGAACGCTGCTTCTATCGCTGGCCTTCTGTTAACGACTGAGTGCGTGGTATCAGAAGATCCTGAAGAGGAAAAAGGTGCTCCAGCTATGCCAGGCGGCATGGGCGGAATGGGTGGCATGATGTAATCTGATTCCCATAGTAAATGCTATAAAGAAAGCCCTGAACCTTATAGGTTCAGGGCTTTTGCTTTAGCGGCTATACCGCTTATTTCAAATCTTTTATCTTGATCTGAATATCATGTGGCGCTACTTCATCCCCACCAAAATAAGGATACAACATGTAGCCCTCTCCTTTTCCGGTAAAAGCTCTCGGTAGTTCTACACGCTTGTCATTAAGAACAAATATGTACTTATTGTCCTCAAGCCTGATTTCATAGGTATACGGCTTATTCAGCTCTACTATATCCACCAGTTCCGACATCCGCGCCATGTTTCTATATGTATAGGCATGAATCTCAAGTCGGTTGTTAAACCATCTCCAGCCAAAACGGGCACTGTTGGTATGATGATGTGTATTTCCGTCTGATAGCCCATATAGTTTATTAATGTCTGCCTGGTTGGAGGCTGCCGCCGTGGTATAAACAGCAGATTGATCGAAAGTAGCTTCGAAACGCATAGATGAGGCAGAAACGAACTTAATCGCATTGGTGGAATACTGCTCTCCTTTCTTTATCGTGTAAACAGCAGGAGCCAGTACTGGGCTTGTGGTTGAAGCAGGAATGTTTTTCTGACCCGGATCAGAAACTTCTTCAAGAGAGGGTACTACATTGCATGACGAGATGCATAGCATGGCCATTAACAGTATATTACTGTATAAGGCATGAACAGAAAGTTTCATTTTGGCTAAAAGTGAATCTTGAAAGTTTTAAATTAAGAACTCCTTTAAAGCCATCTAACAATTATATTTCCTGAAAAAGTTTAATTTTTGAAAACAAAAAAAGCCTTTGCTGTTATAACAGCAAAGGCCACTATAGTTATATTATTAATACAGAAGGAGTTAAAGCAGAAATTACAGCCCTGCTTCCAGCAACTGCCCTGTCTGTGCATCTACTTCTTTCTGCCTGTTATCCTCAGCTCCGTGCGTCAGGCGATTAATTCTTCTGGAAAGAATCATCAATAAGCCGCCAAGCACAATGGTTACAACAGCAATACCGGCAAATATTTGCAGCTCGCCCTGGCGCTGCGCCCAAATACCTATCAGACCTGCCAGGAAATTACCCATACCCGTTACGGCAAAATAGAGTCCCATCATAGAAGCTACGATTCGCTTCGGAGCAACTTTGGTGATAAAGGAAAGCGAAACAGGAGAAAGGGCCAGTTCACCTAACGTCTGAAACAGGTAAGCCAGCACCAGCCATGAAAGAGCAGACTTTCCATCCACTGCATCTGTACGCTCTAAGGCAGCCGCTACCATGTATATAAATCCGATGCCCAGTACCGCTGTACCAAGTCCCATTTTAAAGATAGAAGACAGGTTGATGTTTCTTCTGCCCAAAGCAACCCAGAACCAGGCCACAAGCGGACCAGCAGTGATGATGAAGAAAGAGTTCAAGCCTTGCAACCAGGAAGCGGGAACTTCCCAGCCAAAAACAAACCGATCGGTATAGTCTTTGGCATAAAGATTCATAAGGCCACTAGCCTGCTCAAAAGAAGCAAAAAACACAAGCACAATTACGAAGGAAAGGATAATGGCTAACACACGGTCTTTTTCGTTCTTGGTGAAGCTCTTTTTGGCAGGTGCTGAGAAATCATCTTCGTCTTTTGTAAAGATCTTATCTTCTGGCTTCACGATGTCGGTAATATGCGCCAGATACTTGCGGCCTGTAATAAATACCAGCTGCCCCAGTAGCATACCAAAACCAGCCAAGGAGAAGCCATAGTGCCAGCCGATGCGCTCGCCTACATAGCCTACTATAATCGAAGCCAGAAGTGCCCCCACATTAATCCCCATATAGAAGATAGTAAATCCGGCATCTCGGCGGGGATCACCCTGCTTGTACAGCTCCCCAACTAAAGTGGAAATATTGGGTTTAAGTAAACCCGTGCCAAAAACAATCAGAGCTAACGCAAAATAAAATGTGAACTGCAATGGAATAGCCATCAGAAAGTGGCCAGCTACCAGAATAAAGCCGCCATACATCACCGCCTTTCTCTGGCCAAATACCTTATCAGCCAGAATACCACCAGGTATAGCCATAATATAAACCATGGCTGTATAAATAGATAATAACAGGAGTGCGTTTTCTTTATCCCAACCGAAACCACCCATTGTGGTAGATGTTAAGAAAAGAACCAGAATACCTCTTAAACCATAGTAGCTAAAACGCTCCCACATTTCAGTGAAAAACAAAATCATCAGTCCTTTGGGATGCCCAAAGAGCGTACCGTGCGGCTCAATAAAACTTGGCGCCTTCCCTCCGGAGATATTTTGGGATGTTGACATAAAATCTAGTATATATTTAAATTAAAAGTTCTAAAACCTGTTCAGCAAGATCAGCAAAAAATCTACTTAAAATATAGTTATAGAGCATTAGAAGGTGTGGCCTGCTGTAACTGCTCCGTATCCAATGCCCCATGCTTCACTTATACCTGTATCAGAATAGCAGGAAACGTAAAGGTGAAAACTGATAGAGTTAACCATTGAATGATTACATTTGCTATAGTTTCTTCTATGCTATTACAACCTTAAGTAGTAAATATATCAGTTTCGGCACATAACAACAAATTTAGACCTGACATTAAGCTAATCAGTAATATGCAACTCCTGTCAAAACAACGGCCATACCCAAAGCAGCTTTACATAATACCCCGGAAGATATTGCCTATCAAACACATCCTGTGTTTGGGGCCGAAACATTAATTACTGAACCTCACTACAAAAGACATAGATTTTTTGATGCACTTTCAAATTCACCTTCAAATGAATACTTTCGTATAGCAAAAAAGGCATAAGACCTATTGCTGATGCTTCATCTAATAAAAAAGTGATGTTTTAGAAAAGATGGCTTTATTGTTTCTTAGGCTTCTTCCCGTAAAGAGGCAATAGGAAAAAGATACAGGAAGAATACAGTTGCCTTTACAAGCAAACCTTTCGCGAAAGTTTTAAAATTATAAATTTAACCTGTGCACATTTTTTATACACCCGACATTAATTCAGATTTTTATAGTTTAAGCGAAGAAGAATCGAAGCACTGTACCCGTGTGCTGAGGCTACAGCAGGGAGATTCAGTAAACCTCATTGATGGTTGTGGTGGCCTGTACACAGCTATTATTCAGGATGCGCACCAGAAAAAGTGTCAGTTGCAGGTAATCGACAAGCAACTGGAATTTGGGAAGGTGCCTTATGTGGCACACATAGCGGTAGCTCCAACAAAAAACCTTGACCGGATTGAATGGTTTGTAGAAAAAGCCGTAGAAGTAGGTGTAAGTGAAATATCATTCCTGAAGTGTGAACACTCTGAACGAAAGGATTTACGTCTTGATCGCTTGGAAAAAATAGCCATAAGTGCCATGAAGCAGTCTAAAAAAGGATACCTGCCGTTGCTGCATGACATGGTGCCCTATCAGAAATTTTTACAAACCTGTGTACCCGAAGATACCTTTATTGCACACTTGGAAGATGATGCAACCAAAGGACTGAAAGATTATTACAGACACAACAGGGCGCATTGCATTCTGATTGGGCCAGAAGGAGACTTTTCCCGTTCTGAGATTGAGGCAGCTTACGAAAGAGGAATTCGCCCAGTTACGTTAGGCACAAGCAGGTTAAGAACAGAGACTGCCGGTTTAGTTGCCTGCCACACCTTGCAGGTGCTCCATGATATTCATGCACCCGCCTAAGCCATACAGATATATGAACCAGATCTTTATAATGAGATACTTAAAGTTTAGCATCCTGCTACTGGTGCTCCTTAATGGGCTTGCTTTTTCTGTGTCTGCACAGAAATATAGCTTCAAAATTGCAAAACTTAAGTATAATGGCGGCGGAGACTGGTATGCCAACAAAACTTCGCTGCCAAATCTCATCCGCTTCTGCAATCAGAACCTGAACATGAATATTGCTCCGGAAGAAGCTGTTGTAGAAGTTGGAAGCCCGGAACTGATGAGTTATCCTTTTGTGCACATGACAGGCCATGGCAATGTTGTGTTTTCGGATGCAGAGGCTGAAAACCTTCGGAATTACCTGATAAGCGGCGGCTTTCTGCATGTAGATGATAACTATGGCCTGGACAAGTATATCAGGAAAGAAATGAAAAAGGTTTTTCCGGAGTATGAGTTTGTGGAAATAGCTTTCGACCACCCTATTTACAGGCAAAAGTATACTTTCACGAATGGCTTACCCAAAATACACGAGCACGACAACAAGCCGCCACAGGGCTTTGGTATTATTCATAAGGGTCGCCTGGTATGCTTCTACAGCTACGAAACCGATTTAGGCAATGGATGGGAAGACTCCGAAGTACACAACGATCCGGAAGAGAAACGGCAGCAGGCCCTCCGCATGGGCGCAAACATCCTATCCTATGCGCTGACACAGTATTTATAAGCCGTTACACAGACGTGTTAATGTCCCCCTACGAAGCTATCTTATAGGGAAAATCTACCATAAGTGCGCAGGTGCGAGTTTCGAAAAGGAGTTTTTTTGTGCCACCTGTTTCCTGCTCGTTTTATCACCTAAGTGTAAGAGTGGTTAAAGAAAATTATGAATAGTCAGTTTGCCATTTTAGGTACAATCTCGTCCCCTTTTGAAGGGGGTAAGGGTCGTTTCATTCTAGCAAATTCTCCCCTTGAGGGGAGCCAGAGGAGTGTTTAAGGCTGCGATTAGTCCCAAAGAACTTTATTCAAACACCTTACCTCCTAAATTTACACCCCTATTTAGCTCCGCTAGCAACTCTAAAGCTCCCGCTTCAGATTGTCCTCAAGGGGATATTACCCGAGAATAAAACGTCCCTCCTCTAAAGGGGGACATAGGTTTTTACCCGTTGCTCATAAACCTGAAATATACTTGAAGATCTATCTATTAGCGGTTTCAAAAAGTATCCCATTAAGATTAGCTTCAAAGGGCATTGGGGAATGAATACATCTGCGGACAATTGTGTAGTTACATATCCGTAAGAGGCAACTTAGCTATACACGAAAGTTGTTCCCCTATAACTTAAACTTTATCTAAAACTTTCTTTTCAAGATTTCTGATAATATAACAGCATCACGCATACCGTTCGGGCTTCGTAGCATTTTAGCGTATGAGGACTGGGGAGCTGCTTGTTTCGGAGAACCAGCATTACTCTTTCTATTCCTGATTTCCATCGAGCGCTTGGCGGCCTCTCTCGCTTCAGCAGGCTTCTCCCACGAGAGCACCCTGGGCTTTAACTTCTCCGTCGTAAACACTTCTTCTGCAACTGGTTCTGGACGGGCTGCCGGTGCAGGAAAATTGTTCACCAGTTCCCGGCCATGCTCTTTCGCCCGTTCTGCTTTAGGTTTTAATTCTCTTAAAATATCTTCATAAGAAGTGCTGGGCTGGATTGGCTGCTGTGGCCTGGGCCTTGTTTCGGCAGCTGGCTCCTGGCGCCTTCGCTGCGGCACATTGTCAGGAGGGGTGTTTTCGTCAGCACTTTTAAATGCTTTGCGCCAGACCGTAAACAGAAAATACCCTACGGCAAGCAGTATATAGAAAATAACTTTAAAGTCTTCCATACAGGTTGTGTGTTAAATCAAATATAGCTAAAATAAACATGAGTACAATTTATAATTATAGAGAATAATAGCTCCCACACATGCTTTGTTAACAGATTTAGTCTTATTTTTGAGATTCAATCAGAGAGTTTCCGCTAACGCGAATGCAAGTATCAAGATTAGAGATTAAAGGTTTTAAAAGTTTTGGCGACCGTGTTGTCATTAACTTTGACGAAGGAATTACAGGTATTGTTGGTCCGAATGGCTGTGGCAAGTCCAACATTGTAGATGCCATCCGTTGGGTATTGGGCGAGCAGAAAACACGTAATTTACGCTCCGATAAAATGGAGAACGTGATTTTTAACGGCTCCAAAACACGTAAACCTGTACAAATGGCCGAAGTGTCTATTACCTTCGACAACAACAAGGGGATTCTGCCTACGGAGTACTCGCAGGTGACGGTAACCCGGAAGTATTACCGCAACGGCGACAGCGAATACATGCTAAACAGCGTTCCCTGCCGCCTGAAAGACATCAACGAACTTTTTCTGGATACAGGTATCGGATCTGACAGCTATGCTATTATCGAGCTGAAAATGGTGGATGAGATTCTGAATGACAAAGAGAACTCACGCCGCCTTCTGTTTGAAGAAGCTGCCGGTATTTCAAAATTTAAAGTGCGTAAAAAACAGACACTTAAGAAGCTTGAGGAAACCGATGCTGACCTGGAACGTGTGGAGGACGTGCTGTTTGAGATCGGCAAAAACATGAAAACCCTGGAACGGCAGGCAAAGCAGGCAATTAAATACTTCCAGTTAAAGGAAGACTATAAAAACCATAGCCTCGAATTTGCTCGTCGTAACATAGCACAATACCAGAATACGCTAAGCCGCCTGGAGCAGGATGTGCAGCAGGAAACATTATTGAAAGAAGGATATGTTGCTGCTGTAACAGAGGCCGAAGATGCCATTGTCGATCAGAAAGAAGAGTTGAACCGCACACAGGAAGCGCTGGCTGAAAGCCAGAAAACCATGCAGGTGCAAACGGCAAAGCTACGCCAGCTGGAAAACGATATAAAGCTGAAATCTGAAAGGAGTAATTTTCTGAAGGAACGCATGCAGCAATTGCGCCAGCAGATTAGCCAGGACACAGCCAACCTCGATCATACCAAAGAAAGCATTGTGGCTCTGAGGGAAGAACTGGAAACAGTACAGGACAACTTTGCAGCAGCCGAGGAGCAGGTGAGCGATCTGAAGGAGCAACTACAGGAGGCCAACGAACAAAAGCAATTCCTGCAAGAGGAACTACAGGACTTAACGCAGCAGCAGCGCAACAAACAGAACGCTGTTTTTCAATTGCATAAATCACTTGAAATAAACCAGGTGCAGATCCGGAACATTAACGATGAACTGGAAAAGATGCAGCAGCAGCAACTAAGTGCTGATGAAGATGCCCGCCTGCTAGTTGAGCAACTACAGGAAGCGCAGTTAAACCTGGAAGAAAAGACAAGCGAACTGGTAAGGCTTCAGGCTAAAGAAGAAACTCTACTGCAGAACATTGAAAAGACAGAGGAAGGTATTGAGCAACTGAAAGAGCAACTGGTGGAGCTGAACCGTACCCGCGATGCAAAACAGAACCAGTATAACCTGACCAAGTCTTTGGTTGAAAATATGGAAGGCTTTCCGGAGGCCATTAAGTTTCTCTGCCAGTCAGACAACTGGAACAAGCCTGCTCCTCTCCTATCAGATATACTGGTGTGCCAGCCTGCCTACAAGGGATTAATTGAAAGCTACCTGGAGCCCTACATGAACTTTTTTGTGGTGGAAACACTACAGGATGCCCTGGAAGCA contains these protein-coding regions:
- the secG gene encoding preprotein translocase subunit SecG; the protein is MYIALISIIVFICVLLILVVLAQNPKGGGLSSQFGGSTSQLMGVKRTGDLLEKLTWGFAVALVVLTLGTHMMLDSAGDSAVQRSVNEERARQSNLPTGPLGAPASEDTTAAIPDANEIPTMLDTAANN
- a CDS encoding 16S rRNA (uracil(1498)-N(3))-methyltransferase, yielding MHIFYTPDINSDFYSLSEEESKHCTRVLRLQQGDSVNLIDGCGGLYTAIIQDAHQKKCQLQVIDKQLEFGKVPYVAHIAVAPTKNLDRIEWFVEKAVEVGVSEISFLKCEHSERKDLRLDRLEKIAISAMKQSKKGYLPLLHDMVPYQKFLQTCVPEDTFIAHLEDDATKGLKDYYRHNRAHCILIGPEGDFSRSEIEAAYERGIRPVTLGTSRLRTETAGLVACHTLQVLHDIHAPA
- a CDS encoding DUF4159 domain-containing protein, with product MRYLKFSILLLVLLNGLAFSVSAQKYSFKIAKLKYNGGGDWYANKTSLPNLIRFCNQNLNMNIAPEEAVVEVGSPELMSYPFVHMTGHGNVVFSDAEAENLRNYLISGGFLHVDDNYGLDKYIRKEMKKVFPEYEFVEIAFDHPIYRQKYTFTNGLPKIHEHDNKPPQGFGIIHKGRLVCFYSYETDLGNGWEDSEVHNDPEEKRQQALRMGANILSYALTQYL
- a CDS encoding peptide MFS transporter, with translation MSTSQNISGGKAPSFIEPHGTLFGHPKGLMILFFTEMWERFSYYGLRGILVLFLTSTTMGGFGWDKENALLLLSIYTAMVYIMAIPGGILADKVFGQRKAVMYGGFILVAGHFLMAIPLQFTFYFALALIVFGTGLLKPNISTLVGELYKQGDPRRDAGFTIFYMGINVGALLASIIVGYVGERIGWHYGFSLAGFGMLLGQLVFITGRKYLAHITDIVKPEDKIFTKDEDDFSAPAKKSFTKNEKDRVLAIILSFVIVLVFFASFEQASGLMNLYAKDYTDRFVFGWEVPASWLQGLNSFFIITAGPLVAWFWVALGRRNINLSSIFKMGLGTAVLGIGFIYMVAAALERTDAVDGKSALSWLVLAYLFQTLGELALSPVSLSFITKVAPKRIVASMMGLYFAVTGMGNFLAGLIGIWAQRQGELQIFAGIAVVTIVLGGLLMILSRRINRLTHGAEDNRQKEVDAQTGQLLEAGL
- the groES gene encoding co-chaperone GroES, which produces MSISIKPLADRVIVAPAAAEEKTKSGIIIPDTAKEKPQRGEVVAVGEGKVSEQGATLKPQVQVGDQVLYGKYAGTEISVDGNDYLIMRESDILAIL
- the groL gene encoding chaperonin GroEL (60 kDa chaperone family; promotes refolding of misfolded polypeptides especially under stressful conditions; forms two stacked rings of heptamers to form a barrel-shaped 14mer; ends can be capped by GroES; misfolded proteins enter the barrel where they are refolded when GroES binds) is translated as MAKNITFDADARTKIKSGVDKLANAVKVTLGPKGRNVIIDKKFGAPTITKDGVSVAKEIELKDAIENMGAQLVKEVASKTADQAGDGTTTATVLAQAIYSAGIKNVAAGANPMDLKRGIDKAVTAVVENLRSQSKKIENSSEIAQVGTISANNDAEIGKMIADAMDKVGKDGVITVEEAKGTETEVKTVEGMQFDRGYLSPYFVTNAEKMEADFDNPFILIYDKKVSTMKELLPVLEQVVQTGRGLVIIAEDVDGEALATLVVNKLRGSLKIAAVKAPGFGDRRKAMLEDIAILTGGTVISEERGYKLENATLDYLGQAEKVIIDKDNTTIVNGAGTKDDIVARVNQIKAQMETTTSDYDKEKLQERLAKLSGGVAILYIGASTEVEMKEKKDRVDDALHATRAAVEEGIVAGGGVALIRAIDALTDLQAENEDQLTGVQIIKTAIEAPLRTIVANAGGEGSVVVQKVREGKADYGYNARDDKYENMFAAGIIDPTKVTRLALENAASIAGLLLTTECVVSEDPEEEKGAPAMPGGMGGMGGMM